In Flavobacteriaceae bacterium, the following proteins share a genomic window:
- a CDS encoding DUF5050 domain-containing protein, with product MKNPHFILALLLTLFLNACHIKDHKTNELDFPALEDRYFGEKPPGVVPKLFDPKIVSPEGLFEGGSFSSNMKEYYFSRKNGKYKNRTFFVIRYENGRWGNESETDIKWPTFSEDGTIMYGGKWYRERTDTGWSELKNQREFLKDQAHGISRSSIGTYYFGFYRKEDNGSGSIRYSRLINGTYEAPQKLSESINKGEYISHPFIAPDESYLMWDVKREDGYGQADIYISFKAKDGSWMPAMNMGNLINTEMQESSPSVTYDGKYLFFTRGEWKVKEDGSRNYIGKRHWVSTQVIETLRPDPDLQNSAATKYPVAYGADGICLTNIEGTSKIKLTEGHHGYPAWSPDGKRIAFYGKYDNNKTWSIHTMNSDGTNVKRLTHAKNKWDNMPTWSPDGTKIIFGRDYRDSGNVWHYEIWVMNSDGSEQRQIKSLSGGGPTFTSDGKLLFHSEHKDKESEISIADIDGNNIIHLTDNEAEEWDPNISPNGKQIAFMSKRDGNREIYVMNIDGSNQKRLTFNEGSDGRPCWSHDGSQIIFHSERKKEGKDDNGLYIINKDGSDEKKLTPYGWQPGYFKKSNK from the coding sequence ATGAAAAACCCACATTTTATTTTAGCACTGCTATTGACACTATTTTTAAATGCTTGCCATATCAAAGATCACAAAACAAATGAGCTTGATTTTCCAGCCTTAGAAGATCGATATTTTGGAGAAAAACCACCTGGGGTAGTTCCTAAATTATTTGATCCAAAAATTGTCTCTCCAGAAGGGCTTTTTGAGGGAGGGTCGTTTTCATCAAATATGAAAGAGTACTATTTCTCCAGAAAAAATGGAAAGTATAAAAATCGTACATTTTTTGTAATTCGATATGAAAATGGTCGCTGGGGAAACGAATCTGAGACAGATATAAAATGGCCGACTTTTTCTGAAGATGGCACTATAATGTATGGAGGAAAGTGGTATCGAGAACGAACTGACACGGGCTGGTCCGAACTCAAAAATCAAAGAGAATTCTTGAAAGACCAAGCACATGGTATCTCTCGTTCATCTATAGGAACTTATTATTTTGGTTTTTATAGAAAAGAAGACAATGGATCTGGCTCTATTCGTTATTCACGCCTTATAAATGGCACGTATGAAGCTCCTCAGAAATTGAGTGAGTCAATCAATAAAGGTGAATATATTTCACATCCTTTCATCGCTCCAGACGAATCCTATTTAATGTGGGATGTGAAACGAGAAGATGGTTATGGACAAGCAGATATATATATCAGTTTTAAAGCAAAAGATGGTTCCTGGATGCCTGCAATGAACATGGGGAACTTGATAAACACAGAAATGCAAGAAAGCTCTCCAAGCGTGACCTACGATGGTAAATATCTATTTTTTACGAGAGGAGAATGGAAAGTAAAAGAAGATGGAAGTCGTAATTACATAGGAAAGCGACATTGGGTGAGTACACAGGTGATTGAAACATTAAGACCTGATCCTGATCTGCAAAATTCTGCAGCTACAAAATATCCAGTTGCTTATGGAGCAGATGGAATTTGCTTAACTAATATTGAAGGCACATCAAAAATAAAACTTACTGAGGGGCATCATGGTTATCCTGCTTGGTCACCAGATGGAAAGCGAATTGCTTTTTATGGAAAATACGATAATAATAAAACGTGGTCTATTCATACAATGAATAGCGATGGCACTAATGTGAAACGATTAACTCATGCAAAAAACAAATGGGATAATATGCCTACATGGTCACCAGACGGAACAAAAATTATTTTTGGAAGAGACTATAGAGATTCGGGAAATGTTTGGCATTATGAAATCTGGGTTATGAATTCCGATGGTAGTGAACAACGGCAAATAAAATCATTAAGCGGTGGTGGCCCTACTTTTACGTCCGATGGCAAACTCCTTTTTCACTCAGAACACAAAGATAAAGAGAGTGAAATAAGTATTGCAGATATAGATGGCAATAACATAATCCATTTAACAGATAATGAAGCTGAAGAGTGGGATCCTAACATTTCACCTAATGGTAAGCAAATCGCTTTTATGTCTAAGAGGGATGGAAACCGTGAAATTTATGTAATGAACATTGATGGATCTAATCAGAAACGGTTAACCTTCAATGAAGGATCCGATGGTAGGCCCTGTTGGTCTCATGATGGTTCTCAAATCATATTTCATTCAGAAAGGAAAAAAGAGGGGAAAGATGATAATGGTCTCTATATCATTAATAAAGATGGCTCAGATGAAAAAAAGTTGACACCTTATGGATGGCAGCCTGGGTACTTTAAAAAAAGTAACAAATAA
- a CDS encoding DNA-binding response regulator has protein sequence MIRIGILDDEILARKVLEEYCSKIDNFKLVLSTGNPLEFINFAQQNEVDLIFLDIEMPELNGMEILRSMIQPPKVILTTAYSEYALESYNYGVVDYLLKPIKIERFLKAINKVSASIITQAEKDRGSKELQIKHDGMPVNITFKSILYIQSFGNYLKIFTDLRMYLISETLTNITTILSDNFQRTHKSYIANLDRITKTTRTHLLIENNKVPVSAMYKVIVFKKLEDLAKL, from the coding sequence ATGATTAGAATAGGAATTTTAGATGATGAAATATTGGCGCGTAAAGTATTAGAAGAGTATTGTTCTAAAATTGACAATTTTAAACTCGTACTAAGCACGGGTAACCCTCTTGAGTTTATTAATTTTGCTCAGCAAAATGAAGTTGACCTCATTTTTCTAGATATAGAGATGCCTGAGTTGAATGGTATGGAAATTTTACGTTCTATGATACAACCACCTAAAGTTATTTTAACGACTGCCTATTCTGAGTATGCATTAGAAAGCTATAATTATGGTGTTGTAGATTATTTATTGAAACCCATAAAAATTGAACGTTTTTTGAAAGCCATAAACAAAGTTTCAGCTTCAATAATAACACAGGCTGAAAAGGATAGAGGAAGCAAAGAACTTCAAATAAAACACGATGGAATGCCTGTTAATATTACATTTAAATCAATTCTATACATTCAAAGTTTTGGAAATTATTTAAAAATATTTACAGATTTAAGAATGTATTTAATTTCTGAAACGCTTACTAATATTACCACAATATTATCTGATAATTTTCAACGTACACATAAATCATATATCGCCAATTTGGATAGAATTACAAAGACAACCAGGACACATTTGTTAATTGAAAATAATAAAGTCCCAGTCAGTGCTATGTATAAGGTTATTGTTTTTAAAAAACTAGAAGATTTAGCAAAATTATGA
- a CDS encoding GHKL domain-containing protein, producing the protein MITKSLKHTILINIVAFLLVAMLEILSGWLIRNQFDTNYSFYLKEFNFAVYIMGIIWVNHFILIPFFLDKKKYFLYVLLLVGSILLSSYIKKGYASGWQGIYKSFFYFIYTTGTGMAAFFLKRNIITQRENAEKEKLQKEMELNYLKEQVNPHFLFNSLNSIYSLSRQRSLETPDVVMQLSELMRYQLESSKKDTVLLKEEFEFIENYLLLEEKRLSNRCTIEFLIRGDLLDLRISPMLLIPFVENAIKHGAQSTNEQSKIDIYASIKNTTLYFCVENSKPSMNSESKRKGLGLENVKRRLNLLYYNSHVLEIDDQEKVYHVNLSIDLRVSNIKK; encoded by the coding sequence ATGATTACAAAATCTTTGAAACATACCATACTCATCAATATAGTAGCTTTTTTATTGGTAGCTATGCTCGAAATATTAAGCGGGTGGTTAATCAGAAATCAATTCGATACTAATTATTCTTTTTATTTAAAGGAATTTAATTTTGCAGTTTATATAATGGGTATCATTTGGGTTAATCATTTTATTTTAATCCCTTTTTTTTTAGATAAAAAAAAATATTTCTTATATGTACTATTGCTTGTAGGAAGCATCCTTTTAAGTTCTTATATAAAAAAAGGATATGCAAGTGGTTGGCAAGGTATCTATAAATCATTTTTCTATTTTATTTATACGACAGGAACTGGTATGGCTGCTTTCTTTTTAAAACGAAACATAATTACCCAAAGAGAAAACGCCGAGAAAGAAAAATTACAAAAAGAGATGGAATTGAATTATTTAAAAGAACAGGTAAATCCTCATTTTTTATTTAACTCATTAAACAGTATTTATTCGCTTTCTAGGCAACGATCGCTAGAAACCCCTGATGTTGTTATGCAGCTTTCAGAATTAATGCGATATCAATTAGAGAGTTCTAAAAAAGATACTGTATTATTAAAAGAAGAGTTTGAGTTTATAGAAAATTATTTATTATTAGAAGAAAAGAGGTTAAGCAACCGCTGTACTATTGAATTTTTAATTAGAGGAGATTTATTGGACCTAAGGATTTCCCCAATGCTACTCATTCCATTTGTTGAAAACGCTATTAAACATGGTGCTCAAAGCACGAATGAACAGAGTAAAATTGATATTTATGCTTCTATAAAAAATACTACCCTTTATTTTTGTGTAGAGAATTCAAAGCCTTCTATGAATTCTGAATCTAAAAGAAAAGGATTAGGTCTTGAAAACGTGAAAAGACGATTAAATCTATTATATTATAATTCTCATGTATTAGAAATTGATGATCAAGAAAAAGTATATCATGTAAACTTATCTATCGACTTAAGAGTTTCCAATATTAAAAAATAA
- a CDS encoding alpha/beta hydrolase: MRSLLKHSDQKNKSLSMKVIKNHINLFFLAFLLPLLGGAQVISKDRKDLFVVGSESVNFQSKITGSEYKLHINLPESYDKNNTTKKYPVFYALDGYRIFGASTLVYNGIWDDGFAPEMIIVGITNGTKTSPTLHRTRDLTPTVIERIESSGGASKFLKVLSDEIIPLIDSLYHSDKTNRTLAGTSFAGLFTHYTLFTEPDLFNNYIINNPTLWWDNRYSYKLEEEFYRNNKSLNANVIYLNSEFNDMASATQMVDQIKKHDYDNMIIDFRIVENMGHLGGEAEAINQGMRFAFKRPTIKLPEEELKEYCGTYKDGNYIREIVIKDGELSLKREGELQGEKIKAIRKSEFAVLGRYFDFHFNRNEKGEVIGFYSQQSTNPHRSRTVIKIK, translated from the coding sequence ATGCGAAGTTTATTGAAACACTCAGACCAAAAGAATAAATCATTAAGTATGAAAGTTATCAAAAATCATATCAATTTATTTTTTTTAGCATTTCTACTTCCTTTGTTAGGAGGTGCTCAAGTTATTTCAAAAGACCGAAAAGACTTGTTCGTTGTTGGTAGTGAATCTGTCAACTTTCAATCTAAGATTACTGGTAGTGAATATAAATTGCATATCAATCTACCTGAGAGTTATGATAAAAATAATACGACGAAAAAATACCCTGTATTTTATGCACTGGACGGTTACCGTATATTTGGTGCTTCTACGTTAGTCTATAATGGTATCTGGGATGATGGTTTTGCTCCTGAAATGATTATTGTTGGAATTACTAACGGTACAAAAACAAGTCCAACATTACATAGAACAAGAGATTTAACACCTACAGTAATAGAAAGAATAGAATCTTCAGGTGGTGCTTCAAAATTTTTGAAAGTATTGAGTGATGAAATAATTCCGTTAATAGACAGTCTTTATCATTCAGATAAAACAAACAGAACACTAGCAGGTACGTCATTTGCAGGTTTATTTACTCATTATACACTTTTTACAGAACCTGATTTATTCAATAACTATATTATTAATAATCCCACCTTATGGTGGGATAACCGCTATTCATATAAACTTGAAGAAGAATTTTACCGAAACAATAAAAGTCTAAATGCTAATGTAATATATTTAAATAGTGAGTTCAATGATATGGCTAGTGCTACTCAGATGGTTGATCAGATAAAGAAACACGATTATGATAATATGATTATAGATTTTCGAATAGTAGAAAATATGGGGCATTTGGGTGGTGAAGCAGAGGCTATTAATCAAGGTATGAGGTTTGCTTTTAAACGACCAACTATTAAGTTACCTGAAGAAGAATTAAAAGAATATTGTGGGACCTATAAAGATGGTAATTACATTCGTGAGATTGTAATTAAAGATGGTGAATTAAGTTTAAAACGAGAAGGAGAACTACAGGGTGAAAAAATTAAAGCAATCAGAAAATCTGAATTTGCGGTTTTAGGGAGGTACTTTGATTTTCATTTTAATAGAAATGAAAAAGGTGAGGTCATTGGTTTCTACAGCCAACAAAGTACAAATCCTCACCGATCCAGAACAGTCATTAAAATCAAATAA
- a CDS encoding DNA-binding response regulator gives MKVLIIEDESRIAKRIERMTREILGDTLQSLYNVNTLHEALRHIESNPLDLVLLDLNLNGKNGFDLITTAVSKSFHTIIISAYRDQAITAFEYGVLDFVPKPFNKERLEQAFNRTIKKEKPITSTVKFLAVKKRYKVQLIAIEKVLYIKGAGAYTELFLADGKKMLHDKSLEKLEQLLSSSFERIHKSYLVRISEIKEILVKPGSKYMAELNNGELLPIGRTKYKDIKAKWF, from the coding sequence ATGAAGGTTTTAATTATTGAAGATGAATCTCGTATCGCCAAAAGAATTGAACGAATGACTCGTGAAATTCTTGGTGACACCTTACAATCATTATATAATGTTAATACACTTCATGAAGCGTTAAGACATATTGAAAGTAATCCATTAGACCTTGTCCTTTTAGATTTGAATCTTAATGGCAAAAACGGTTTTGATCTAATCACAACAGCGGTTTCTAAATCGTTTCATACTATTATTATTTCCGCTTATAGAGACCAAGCTATTACTGCGTTTGAATATGGTGTATTAGATTTTGTTCCAAAACCTTTTAACAAAGAACGATTAGAACAGGCATTTAACAGAACCATTAAAAAAGAAAAACCAATAACAAGTACAGTTAAATTTTTAGCGGTAAAAAAGCGATATAAAGTACAATTAATAGCTATTGAAAAGGTGCTCTACATTAAGGGCGCTGGCGCCTATACCGAGCTTTTTCTAGCAGATGGAAAAAAAATGTTACATGATAAGTCACTTGAAAAATTAGAACAGTTGTTATCTTCCTCTTTTGAGCGCATTCATAAATCTTATTTGGTAAGGATATCTGAGATAAAAGAAATATTAGTAAAACCTGGAAGCAAGTATATGGCTGAACTCAACAATGGAGAGCTTCTTCCTATCGGAAGAACAAAATACAAAGACATAAAAGCGAAGTGGTTTTAG
- a CDS encoding DNA-binding response regulator, which produces MKTYNCFIVDDEPLAIEVIEDHLTKLQNFVVVGNHTDSVDAFVQYKNAKVDLLFIDIEMPDFTGLEFIRSLKNRPEIIITTAYRNFAVQGFDLDILDYLVKPISFERFMQSINKFINKKGNQHIIESVIEEPQFIIVRADRKNKKIFLDDILYVEGLKDYVKIVLKDKQVLTKQSIGNFEKYLPFNRFFRVHKSFIVAIDKITAYTLNDVEIEQLEIPIGRSYKKIFFDRMQQNK; this is translated from the coding sequence ATGAAAACATATAACTGCTTTATTGTAGATGATGAACCTTTAGCTATTGAAGTTATTGAGGATCATTTGACAAAACTTCAAAATTTTGTAGTTGTGGGAAATCATACAGATTCAGTAGATGCATTTGTACAGTATAAAAATGCAAAAGTAGATTTGTTATTTATTGATATAGAAATGCCCGATTTTACGGGTTTGGAATTTATTAGATCGTTAAAGAATAGACCAGAAATCATCATTACAACTGCTTATAGAAATTTTGCTGTACAGGGGTTCGATTTAGATATTTTAGATTACTTAGTAAAGCCCATTTCTTTTGAGCGATTCATGCAATCCATTAATAAGTTTATTAATAAAAAAGGTAATCAGCATATAATAGAAAGCGTGATTGAAGAACCACAATTTATTATAGTAAGAGCAGATAGAAAAAATAAAAAAATATTTTTAGACGATATTCTATATGTTGAAGGATTGAAAGACTATGTAAAAATTGTTTTGAAAGATAAACAGGTTCTCACAAAGCAATCTATTGGTAATTTTGAAAAATACTTACCTTTTAATCGATTTTTTAGAGTTCATAAATCTTTTATTGTGGCTATTGATAAAATAACGGCTTATACATTAAACGATGTAGAAATTGAACAATTGGAAATTCCGATTGGAAGAAGTTATAAAAAAATATTTTTTGATAGGATGCAACAAAATAAATAG
- a CDS encoding class A beta-lactamase-related serine hydrolase encodes MKNSHLITIFILTVFFTACHTKHQETDTNKPKYETYNYTGFTKEEKYAFHKHIYEGGNWTVHGDKERYFYLNSSEIMNYSRIVRSDTPKILEETPRDDVKNFIVPTDLKKGGGLSLNDYVQQVEVNGLIIIHKGKIVFEGYPRMFPTDLHTHLIMTQVFVSTAIAILEDRGLIDTSKSIDHYFDILKDSGWKGVPIADILSMSSGIDRPLTLVNHFERFDLLKDLATAKKSVHPPGTKFQPSNLDAAMLTLLVEKISGLAFRDFLEQEIWKKIGSEYSALLGISKNGVSLSYLNGLSSTLRDLGRFGLAFTPSGRKGKSPIISDAHLSKIWNVNENLKKASRTSRETYYSNYQWSAVYEDGDLYKGAHGGQGLYISPSKDLVIAYFGTANIDRERNQLSIISRQLSKSGLFDLE; translated from the coding sequence ATGAAAAATTCACATTTAATTACAATATTCATATTGACAGTATTTTTTACTGCCTGTCATACTAAGCATCAGGAAACTGATACTAACAAACCCAAATATGAAACCTATAATTATACTGGATTTACAAAAGAGGAGAAATATGCATTCCACAAGCATATTTATGAAGGTGGTAATTGGACTGTACATGGCGATAAGGAAAGATATTTTTATTTAAACTCTTCCGAAATAATGAACTACTCACGTATCGTTCGATCTGATACACCAAAAATTCTTGAAGAAACACCTAGAGATGATGTAAAAAACTTTATCGTTCCAACAGATTTAAAAAAAGGAGGCGGATTATCATTAAACGACTATGTGCAGCAAGTAGAAGTGAATGGATTAATTATTATTCATAAAGGAAAAATTGTTTTTGAAGGCTATCCCAGAATGTTTCCAACTGATTTGCATACACATTTGATAATGACTCAAGTCTTTGTCAGTACTGCAATTGCTATTTTAGAAGATAGAGGTTTGATTGATACAAGTAAATCCATTGATCACTACTTTGATATTCTTAAAGATTCTGGTTGGAAAGGTGTTCCAATAGCCGATATACTTTCTATGAGTTCTGGAATTGATCGTCCATTAACATTGGTGAATCATTTTGAAAGGTTTGATCTACTAAAAGATTTGGCTACTGCAAAAAAATCTGTTCACCCACCAGGAACTAAGTTCCAGCCTTCGAACCTTGATGCTGCTATGTTAACCTTATTAGTTGAAAAAATTAGTGGACTTGCTTTTCGTGATTTTCTAGAACAAGAAATATGGAAAAAGATAGGATCAGAATATAGTGCGCTTTTAGGAATCAGTAAAAATGGTGTTTCATTATCCTATTTAAATGGCTTGTCATCAACACTACGAGATTTGGGTAGGTTTGGGCTTGCATTTACTCCTAGTGGTAGAAAAGGAAAATCTCCAATAATTTCTGATGCACACTTATCTAAAATCTGGAATGTCAATGAAAATCTCAAAAAAGCGTCACGAACTTCGAGAGAAACCTATTATAGTAACTATCAGTGGAGCGCGGTGTATGAAGATGGTGATTTGTATAAAGGAGCACATGGAGGTCAAGGATTGTATATATCGCCTTCAAAAGATTTGGTTATTGCTTATTTCGGAACTGCCAATATAGATCGTGAAAGGAATCAACTTAGTATCATTTCTCGACAACTTTCCAAATCGGGACTGTTTGATCTTGAATAA
- a CDS encoding DUF5050 domain-containing protein codes for MIEKYIFCKIQNIIKRHSMKIQNLEHLKIVFILNFILYSSVALCQVSDKSKSISHTIAYGSKGICLTNVEGTSEVRLTNGDHGYPAWSPDGKQIAFYSYHDEKKTWSIHTVNSDGTNRKRLTYAKDKWDSTPSWSADGKKILFAREYRNSEGIKKYEIWIMNSDGSQEKQIKLLVGGNCSFTPDGRIVYSAEFKDKKSEICIADIDGKNITQLTHNNTNAWHPKVSPDGKQIAYSSDKDGTRKIYVMDIDGSNQKRLTNTRSGGPSWSPDGSQIIFQSKGEGGNGKSNVYIINKDGSSLRKITSQGGWQVAWYRRP; via the coding sequence ATGATAGAAAAATACATCTTTTGTAAGATACAAAATATCATAAAAAGACATTCAATGAAAATTCAAAATTTAGAACATCTTAAAATCGTATTTATTTTAAACTTCATATTATATAGTTCTGTTGCTCTATGTCAAGTCAGTGATAAATCAAAATCAATTTCCCATACAATTGCATACGGATCTAAAGGTATTTGTCTTACGAATGTTGAAGGTACATCAGAAGTGAGACTTACCAACGGCGATCATGGTTATCCTGCTTGGTCTCCTGATGGAAAACAAATCGCTTTTTATTCCTATCACGATGAAAAAAAGACATGGTCTATCCATACAGTAAATAGCGACGGAACCAATAGGAAGCGATTGACGTATGCTAAAGACAAATGGGATAGCACGCCTTCATGGTCTGCAGATGGTAAGAAAATTCTCTTTGCAAGAGAATATAGAAACTCAGAAGGAATTAAAAAATATGAAATTTGGATCATGAATTCTGATGGGAGTCAAGAAAAGCAAATAAAACTATTGGTAGGAGGGAACTGTTCCTTTACCCCTGATGGAAGAATTGTTTATTCTGCAGAATTTAAAGATAAGAAGAGTGAAATATGCATTGCTGATATAGATGGTAAAAACATCACTCAATTGACACATAATAATACGAATGCATGGCATCCAAAGGTTTCACCTGATGGTAAACAAATCGCTTATTCATCAGATAAAGATGGTACTCGAAAAATTTATGTAATGGATATTGATGGATCTAATCAAAAAAGATTGACGAATACTCGTAGTGGTGGCCCGTCATGGTCTCCTGATGGTTCTCAAATTATTTTTCAATCAAAAGGGGAGGGTGGAAATGGAAAATCCAATGTGTATATTATAAACAAAGACGGTTCTTCACTACGAAAAATTACTTCTCAAGGTGGTTGGCAAGTAGCTTGGTATAGAAGACCTTAA
- a CDS encoding regulator gives MKIKLRSLYFFLALSILLVTSCSQESTISKKNETVFKIGDQQEWASFKFNDQNWQKRLRFVSDGQVFWSRTKIDILEEPNALKTYGVYLHTYGEYEVFWDGVLIGKNGNPGQEATSEKSGKMWTIYNIPDHLTKKGAHVLALRSSLYYFPDHTRITDLQIDYYDDLLTDRIIESSYMHLFAGAFLIASFYFLFLFLSNKKEFATLIFSISCFLFFALILAEFIKAYLPIHYSQHVIRLQVIGTLMFGISFLIPFYFSMQFPFPKRKLLFIIYVGLLLYIFFSKYVFELTTNNMVLSMWLFSFGIVASGVYKKIKGARLVLITLLLSVLIGFITPFNKSLFVGFSLILLGMFYLLSLRIKEQRLAYETSLVQSTRLRLELLKKNIQPHFLMNTLTSLIDWVEETPKKGVLFIEALAKEFDLFNQIENQTLIPIMQEIALCRSHLKIMEYRKEINYSWEEEGIDVKQKIPPGILHTLLENGITHSLPKEDNSIKFKLVYESNTNYKCYTFLTFATSIKQELGIKKEGTGLKYIKARLTESYQEQWGFTSESVHHGWKNTIKIYS, from the coding sequence ATGAAAATAAAGTTGAGATCTTTATATTTTTTTCTAGCACTCTCCATACTACTTGTAACTTCTTGTTCTCAAGAATCTACTATCTCAAAGAAGAACGAGACCGTATTTAAAATAGGAGATCAACAAGAATGGGCTTCCTTTAAATTTAATGATCAAAACTGGCAAAAAAGATTACGGTTTGTGTCAGATGGTCAAGTTTTCTGGTCCAGAACCAAAATAGATATTTTAGAAGAACCAAACGCTTTAAAAACGTATGGCGTTTATTTACATACCTATGGAGAATATGAGGTTTTTTGGGATGGAGTATTAATTGGAAAAAACGGAAACCCGGGGCAAGAAGCAACGTCTGAGAAATCAGGCAAAATGTGGACTATTTATAATATACCTGATCATCTTACAAAAAAAGGCGCCCACGTATTGGCTCTACGATCAAGCCTTTATTATTTTCCTGACCATACAAGGATAACTGATTTACAAATAGATTATTATGATGATCTATTAACAGATCGAATTATAGAGTCCTCTTATATGCATCTTTTTGCAGGAGCATTTCTTATAGCTTCTTTTTATTTTCTATTTCTCTTTTTAAGTAATAAAAAGGAGTTTGCTACATTAATTTTCAGCATCAGTTGTTTTTTGTTTTTTGCTTTGATATTAGCGGAATTCATTAAAGCTTATCTTCCTATTCATTATAGTCAACATGTGATACGGTTACAGGTAATAGGTACTCTGATGTTTGGGATTTCTTTTTTAATCCCTTTTTATTTTTCCATGCAGTTTCCATTTCCTAAACGAAAATTACTATTTATTATATATGTAGGTCTTTTATTATACATATTTTTTTCAAAATATGTTTTCGAATTGACAACCAATAACATGGTGTTGAGTATGTGGTTGTTTTCTTTTGGTATTGTGGCATCTGGAGTTTATAAAAAAATAAAAGGAGCTCGATTGGTCCTTATTACTTTATTATTATCAGTACTTATAGGCTTCATCACTCCTTTTAATAAAAGTTTATTTGTAGGTTTTAGTTTGATCCTTTTGGGTATGTTTTATTTACTTTCTCTTAGAATTAAAGAACAACGATTAGCGTATGAAACTTCTTTGGTTCAATCTACACGTCTACGCTTGGAGCTACTCAAAAAGAATATTCAGCCTCATTTTTTAATGAATACACTAACTTCATTAATAGATTGGGTAGAAGAAACTCCTAAAAAAGGAGTCTTATTTATAGAAGCCTTAGCCAAAGAATTTGATCTCTTTAATCAGATAGAAAATCAAACATTGATTCCTATTATGCAAGAGATAGCTCTTTGCCGTTCACATTTAAAGATCATGGAATATCGAAAAGAAATCAATTATTCATGGGAAGAAGAAGGTATAGATGTTAAACAAAAAATACCACCAGGAATTCTTCACACACTATTAGAAAATGGAATTACGCATAGCTTACCTAAGGAAGACAACAGTATCAAATTTAAGCTTGTTTATGAATCGAATACTAACTACAAGTGTTATACTTTTTTAACATTTGCTACTTCTATAAAGCAAGAATTGGGCATAAAAAAAGAAGGCACAGGGTTGAAATATATCAAGGCTCGATTGACAGAGAGTTATCAAGAACAATGGGGATTTACTTCAGAGTCAGTGCATCATGGATGGAAAAATACCATAAAAATATATTCTTAA